The Borreliella valaisiana VS116 genome segment ATGTCTGCAATTTCAGAATTAAGCATTTTTGAAGAATTAATCAATGTTTATAAAATAATAAATGAAATAAAAAAATAGGAGAAAATATGAATATACTACTTGTATGTGGAGCTGGAATGTCCACAAGTATGATGGTACAAAGAATTGAAAAGTATGCTAAAGCAAACAATATAGATGCAAAAATTGAAGCTATTGCTGAGACACTACTTGGAGAAGTTATTGATCGCTTTGATGTTGTTTTACTTGCACCGCAATCAAGATTTAATAAAAAAAGACTTGAAGAAATCACAAAACCTAAGGGAATTCCAATCGAAATAATTAACACAATCGATTATGGAACAATGAATGGAGAAAAAGTATTACAAGTTGCAATTAACGCATTTAACAATAAAAGTTCTTCTTGAAGAGGTTTAAAATGAAAGAAATTGGAATATCAATATACCCTAATGTAAGCCCTAAAAATAAAATTATTGAATACATTGAAAAAAGTGCTCATTTTGGATTTACTCAAGTATTTACCTCTTTACTCTATATTAACGGAAATGAATTTGACATGTTTAAAGAATTGTTAGACATTGCAAATAAAAACGGAATGAAACCTATTATTGATGTAAGTCCTAAAATTTTCAAAGAATTGGAAATCGATCTTTCAGATCTTAGAAATTGTCCAAAACTAGACTATTTCAAAAGACTTGGTGCTTGGGCAATTAGACTAGACAATACATTTACGGGCATAGAAGAATCATTAATGACTTTTAATGATTCTGACCTTAAGATTCAACTTAATATAAGTAATATAAATAAACATATTGACACAATAATGTATTTTAAACCTAATATAAAAAATTTACTTGGATGTCATAATTTTTATCCCCACAAATATACAGGACTTTCAAGAACTTTCTTTAAAGAAACAACAAAAATATTTAAACATTATTCAATCCCAACAGCTGCATTTATTAGTTCTAATCATGCAGAAGAATGCGCACGAGGAAAAGAAAAAGAAGGAGTTCCTACGCTAGAATCACACAGATCTAAAGATATAGAAACTCAGACAAAAGATCTTTTTAAAGAAGGAATAGACACTGTCCTAATTTCTAATTGTTTTCCAAGTGAAACAGAACTAAAAAAAGTATCAAAAGTAAACAGAAATATTTTAGAACTCAAAGCAGACATAAATCCAAAAGCAACTTTAGTAGAAAAAGAAATAATGCTTGAAAATTTACATTTTAACAGAGGAGATATTAATTCCTATAGAATTCGATCAACTATGCCAAGAGTATACTACAATAATAAAAAATTTCCTGTGCATTCCCCAAATGAAATCAAAAAAGGAGACATTTTAATAGATTCTTCAAAATATTTAGGTTATGCAGGAGAACTTCAAATATCACTAAAAGATACTCCAAATAATGGCCTTACAAACGTAGTTGGGAAAATAGTCAATGAAGAAATATATCTGCTTGAAAAAATAGAATCTTGGGAAAAATTCAAAATAATAGAAAATAAATAAATATCCTAATAAAAGTTTGTTTATTGTAAAAATTTCTCAATTGCTTTAAAAACATAATAATAGACAGTAATGTAAGACTCTTTTAAATCAAAATTTTTAGAGCTGTCAACGAAATATATAAATTCATTAGTAGTAGAATTAAGATTCTCAGTATAATTTTTAAGTTCAAAGTCCCGATTAATAGCTTTTATATCATCCAAATTTAAAATAATAGTGGCAATATTCAAAATATTGCTATTGATATTATTTTTTAAAGCAATTTCTTTATCAAAGCTGTTAATAACGTTAAATTCGGGTTCATTTGAATTTAGCTTAGAGATTGTTAATTTAAATTTATGATCAAAAAAAATACCGAAATCATAGGTTAATAAACTTTCTTTTTTAGAACTTAAAATCAATTTCATTACAATATTATTACTTAATTTATCTAAAATAAAAAAATAAGAATAATAACTAATATCTTTAATAGAAGCAAAAAAATCCTTAGTATGAATACCGGTTTTAAATTTGCCATTTCCTAATGATTCATATAAACCAATCTCAATTTTTATTGCTTCATCTAAAGATTTAATAAAAATTGAATAGGCGCTAATCTTACATGAAAATAAAAAAAGAATAAAGGTAAAAAGAAAATTATTTTTTATTTTCATCCAAGATTTCTCACAAAATATACTAATATTAATAAAAAGCTTACATAAAAAAGTATAACAAATTCTTCAATAATTAAAATCAAAAAGAATGTAATTCTTGCACTAGAATTACATTTATATAAAGACACTTAAGGAATAAAAAATGAAATACCTAAAAACAATTTCCTTATTTTTATTAATTTTAGGTTGCAAATCCATCTCAAATGGTAATTTCAATCTACATGATACAAATCATAAATTAGGAAAACTAAAATTTCAAGAAGACTCAATAATAAGCAGAAATTATGACAATAAAATATCTATTGTGGGGGTATATAACCCTCTAACAGAAAAAGAAAATTTCAAAGTCAATATTTACATCAAAAAAAAAGGATTGCAAATAAATCCTGAAAGTATTTTAATAAATGAAGAAAAAATTAACTATTTAAAATATAAAGCAGAGCTTAAAATAAACTCCAGCTTTAATAAAAGCATTATTAGTATTTCACTAACTAATTCAAGAGATCTATTAACTCATATTTACGACAAAAGTATAGGGAAATACATTAACATTGACTTTCAAGACAATTGGAATGTATCGCATAGCACAAAATTCAATAAGGACTATATTTTAGAATATTTAACAGATTTTGATAAAGAAACTAAAATATCTAAGAGTATATTACAAAAACGTATTGATAATAGAAAAATTGAAATTGAAAAAACAGAGCTTAAAACAGAATATAACGAAATAGAAGATTATTACATCTACAGTATGAAAATTCCAAAATTATTTGAAAAATCGAATACACCTGCAGAAACTTACGAAACATTTGTTATAGCAAATTATTACCCCTGTGAAAATTTAAATATACTGTTTTTAAATTTAAGCTTATACTCTGATCAATTACGATTTTTAAACTCCATTTATGATGAAAATGATAGAAAATTAAAAATTGAGCCCCCTATGAGAACTTTAAAGGATTCAAAAACAATAAAAGAAACATTAAATATAGTATTAAGTCCAAAAAAAATAATTGAACTGACAAAAAACATTGAAAAAGATATTATTTTAAAATTAAAATCTTATGGGGAAAAAGGTGAATTCACATTTGAAATATATAAACCACTTCTTCTAAAATTTTTAAAAGAAGTGGATCATTGTATAAAAAATTTACAATCAAGTAGACAAGATTCTATAAGTTAAAATTTATGTTTACTTGATTGTAAATTTACCAATAAAACTTTACTTTTTTTAACAAGTGTATTATCATTAATTTCAATGCTTAATGCAATAAAAGATCAAACGATAGGAGATTAAATGTATCAATTAACAACTGCTAAAATACCTTTCAATAAAGTAGTAGACCGAAGATTGAAAATATTTTGGGTAATCCAAAAACTAAGTGTTAACTATTTCATATCCAAAAAAAAATATTCTCTAAGCAATGTTGTGGTAATGACGAATTCTATATTGGAAAAAAAAGGTTTTAAAAAGGTTACTAAAAGAACGATACAAAATGACATAAAAATTTTTGAAAATTTAGGATTAATTAAAAGTCATTTCAATCCGCTTGGGAAAAACAATGGGAGCTTTACTTACTATACAATAAACAAAACTCTTGAAAAATTAGCTAAAAAAATTATAAGTACAGCTTATTTTATTAATAAAAAAATTAAACTTGAAAAATCAAAAAATAAGGAACTAAAAAAATTTAAAATAGTCGAAGAATCTCAAAACTATAAAATTTCATATCAAATAACTTCACATGTATTAAGTAATGATATAAGTAAAAATTATAAGAATTCTAAACATTTTTGTAAAAAACAAAACATAAAAAAAACCATAAACCTCTTAGAAAAAAAAATCAAAAAAAAATCAAAAAAAATAAATTTAGAAGAAATCAAAAAAATAACAAAAAACATCACAAGCTATAAAAACTCATTATGGAATTTAAAAGACTTTATGGAAGAATTATATGAATACGAAGAAACAAAAATCATAAAGTTCTTTAAAAGAACTTTAGAAAGAAAGAAAAATAAAATATGGTTTATGGCAAAAAATTTTAAAAATACAGACTTTAGTAAAATGGTAAAAGAATTCAAAAAGAAAAATAAAATAAAATTTGAAAAAAATACACAAATTCATACACAAAATAATATAAAAAATGCTATTGTACTAATGAAAAATCTAATAGAAAATCAAAAATATGATAAAAAAATCACAAAGTAAAGTCAAAAAAAGCTAATGGAAAATAAAGAAATCAAAAAAAATTTTTTTAACAAAATTGAAAAATTAGAAAACAAAATTATTTATCATACTAAAATTTTTAGTATGATAAATAATTTTGAAGCAAAACCTAAAAAGGGAAAATTTTGGTTATGTCTTAGAAACGTATTCAACAGTAAAAAGCACGAAAGTTTTCATTTATTTTCATTAAAGGAAAATGATAAATTTTTAGGAATCTTTTATGGTTTTATAAATCTTTCAAAACCATTTATTATAAATTACTCAGAAAAAGGAACAAAAAAAACTGTAAGATTAAAAAAAATATTTTACACAGAATTTAGATTTAAAAAAGGTAGCGTGTTCTGTTATCTAAGAAGTTTATACATATTCACTAAAAATGAAAATAAAAATAAAGTTTTTTACAAATCCCTTTTAGAAAGAACTTTAAAAATCGAAAAGGAAATACATAAATTTTACGGTAAAAAATATGAAAGTAATAGAGGAATATTAAATTGGATACAAAAAAACCAAAAATAATAACAATAGCATCAATAAAAGGGGGAGTAGGAAAAAGTACCACAGCACTAATGTTCACAAATATACTTTCAAAAAAAAATCATAAGACATTATTAATAGATTTGGATCCACAAGCAAGTAGCACAAGTTTCTATATTAAAATCATAAAGAAAAAAAATCTTAAATTAACAGATATTAACATATATAAAGTTTTTAAAAAAGAAATAGACATAGAAAATTCAACGATCAAAATAAATGACAACATAGATTTCATAGCCAGTCACATAAACTTAAGTAAGTTTAATGAAGAAAGTATTTCACTGAAAGAAAATTTACTTAAAATTTTTTTGAGCTTCATTCAAAATAGATACGATTTTATAATAATGGACACAGCACCTACACTAGGAAGTTTGCTTAATAATAGCTTGATAATCACAAACTATTTAATTGTACCATTACCAACTGACCAATGGGCAATTGAAAGTTTAGACTTAATAAAAAATAGACTTCAAGATCTTTTTAGAGAGGATTTACCAATATTTTATTTAATAACCAAATTTATTGAAAGACAAAATATTGATAAAGAACTTAAAAATTTTATTGAATATGAGTATAAAGACAAATTTTTAGGAAGTGTACCAAAAAGAGATAATTTACGTAAAACTATATTTTACAGAGAAGAGTTTAATTCTAAT includes the following:
- a CDS encoding DUF226 domain-containing protein, coding for MENKEIKKNFFNKIEKLENKIIYHTKIFSMINNFEAKPKKGKFWLCLRNVFNSKKHESFHLFSLKENDKFLGIFYGFINLSKPFIINYSEKGTKKTVRLKKIFYTEFRFKKGSVFCYLRSLYIFTKNENKNKVFYKSLLERTLKIEKEIHKFYGKKYESNRGILNWIQKNQK
- a CDS encoding ParA family protein; its protein translation is MDTKKPKIITIASIKGGVGKSTTALMFTNILSKKNHKTLLIDLDPQASSTSFYIKIIKKKNLKLTDINIYKVFKKEIDIENSTIKINDNIDFIASHINLSKFNEESISLKENLLKIFLSFIQNRYDFIIMDTAPTLGSLLNNSLIITNYLIVPLPTDQWAIESLDLIKNRLQDLFREDLPIFYLITKFIERQNIDKELKNFIEYEYKDKFLGSVPKRDNLRKTIFYREEFNSNEDYYKAYENIIENFLRILSK
- a CDS encoding plasmid maintenance protein translates to MYQLTTAKIPFNKVVDRRLKIFWVIQKLSVNYFISKKKYSLSNVVVMTNSILEKKGFKKVTKRTIQNDIKIFENLGLIKSHFNPLGKNNGSFTYYTINKTLEKLAKKIISTAYFINKKIKLEKSKNKELKKFKIVEESQNYKISYQITSHVLSNDISKNYKNSKHFCKKQNIKKTINLLEKKIKKKSKKINLEEIKKITKNITSYKNSLWNLKDFMEELYEYEETKIIKFFKRTLERKKNKIWFMAKNFKNTDFSKMVKEFKKKNKIKFEKNTQIHTQNNIKNAIVLMKNLIENQKYDKKITK
- a CDS encoding PTS sugar transporter subunit IIB — its product is MNILLVCGAGMSTSMMVQRIEKYAKANNIDAKIEAIAETLLGEVIDRFDVVLLAPQSRFNKKRLEEITKPKGIPIEIINTIDYGTMNGEKVLQVAINAFNNKSSS
- a CDS encoding DUF871 domain-containing protein; the protein is MKEIGISIYPNVSPKNKIIEYIEKSAHFGFTQVFTSLLYINGNEFDMFKELLDIANKNGMKPIIDVSPKIFKELEIDLSDLRNCPKLDYFKRLGAWAIRLDNTFTGIEESLMTFNDSDLKIQLNISNINKHIDTIMYFKPNIKNLLGCHNFYPHKYTGLSRTFFKETTKIFKHYSIPTAAFISSNHAEECARGKEKEGVPTLESHRSKDIETQTKDLFKEGIDTVLISNCFPSETELKKVSKVNRNILELKADINPKATLVEKEIMLENLHFNRGDINSYRIRSTMPRVYYNNKKFPVHSPNEIKKGDILIDSSKYLGYAGELQISLKDTPNNGLTNVVGKIVNEEIYLLEKIESWEKFKIIENK